From a region of the Fischerella sp. JS2 genome:
- a CDS encoding alpha/beta hydrolase — MKEHFVQVNEATLWVAEQGEGFPVVLISGGPGCCDYLEPVASLIDNVVHTIRFDARGCGRSSLTPPYDLQTAIANLNQLRKILDFEQWVVLGHSWGTDVALAYTLTHPTCTSGVIYLSGRGLQNDQDWKDVYHRRRDAGEDQTPELVYPLNQEVNEASNLSWKAVIKQPTLWKQLSMLTVPMLAVVGSEDIRPSWPVEQLAHLMPFACFERIEGAGHCLWLTHSSQLGLLLHHFLEKL, encoded by the coding sequence GTGAAAGAACATTTTGTACAAGTAAACGAGGCTACATTATGGGTAGCTGAACAAGGTGAAGGCTTTCCTGTAGTTTTAATTAGTGGTGGCCCAGGCTGCTGTGACTACCTTGAACCCGTGGCTTCACTCATAGATAATGTTGTACACACAATCCGCTTTGACGCACGGGGGTGCGGTCGTTCTTCTCTGACGCCACCATATGACCTTCAGACAGCGATCGCTAACCTTAATCAACTCCGCAAAATTCTTGATTTTGAACAGTGGGTAGTGCTGGGTCACTCTTGGGGGACAGATGTCGCGCTGGCGTATACTCTGACACATCCTACTTGCACCAGTGGCGTGATTTATCTATCTGGTAGAGGTCTACAAAACGACCAGGACTGGAAGGACGTCTACCACAGAAGGCGCGACGCAGGAGAAGACCAAACGCCAGAATTAGTTTATCCACTGAACCAGGAAGTGAATGAGGCAAGCAACCTTTCGTGGAAGGCGGTTATCAAACAACCAACCTTGTGGAAACAGCTTTCAATGCTCACAGTACCGATGCTGGCAGTGGTGGGTAGTGAGGATATTCGTCCAAGCTGGCCTGTCGAACAGCTGGCACACCTGATGCCTTTTGCTTGTTTTGAGCGAATCGAAGGGGCAGGGCATTGTTTGTGGCTGACGCATTCGAGTCAGTTAGGTTTGCTTCTACATCACTTCCTGGAAAAGTTATGA
- a CDS encoding zinc ribbon domain-containing protein, which yields MDITKTTCPRCHQPVNRQAITCPYCRAQLKAYGHPGIPLHRATGNSYLCDSCAYHADDSCNFPQRPYAKECTLYQNLAESELELQQLREAKSFRATARNWIKRNQALLLLLALLLVCLLIALLQS from the coding sequence GTGGACATTACTAAAACTACTTGCCCTCGTTGTCATCAACCTGTAAATAGGCAAGCTATCACCTGTCCTTATTGTCGCGCTCAACTAAAAGCTTACGGTCATCCTGGTATTCCCCTACACAGAGCAACTGGAAATAGCTATCTCTGTGACAGTTGTGCCTACCACGCTGATGATAGCTGTAATTTTCCCCAGCGTCCTTATGCCAAAGAATGTACACTATACCAAAATCTTGCAGAAAGTGAACTGGAGTTACAGCAGTTGCGTGAAGCAAAAAGCTTTAGAGCAACAGCGAGAAACTGGATCAAACGTAATCAGGCTTTATTATTGTTATTGGCTTTATTATTAGTGTGTTTGCTCATAGCTCTGTTGCAATCTTAA